In Notamacropus eugenii isolate mMacEug1 chromosome 1, mMacEug1.pri_v2, whole genome shotgun sequence, one genomic interval encodes:
- the ID2 gene encoding DNA-binding protein inhibitor ID-2: MKAFSPVRSVRKNSLSDHNLGISRSKTPVDDPMSLLYNMNDCYSKLKELVPSIPQNKKVSKMEILQHVIDYILDLQIALDSHPSIVSLHHQRPGQNPSSRTPLTTLNTDISILSLQASEFPSELMSNESKALCG, translated from the exons ATGAAAGCCTTCAGTCCTGTGAGATCTGTTAGGAAAAACAGCCTCTCTGACCACAACCTGGGTATATCCCGTAGCAAAACCCCGGTGGATGATCCTATGAGTTTGCTCTACAATATGAACGACTGCTACTCCAAATTGAAGGAGCTGGTGCCCAGCATCCCCCAGAACAAGAAAGTGAGCAAGATGGAAATCCTGCAGCATGTTATTGACTACATCTTGGACCTGCAAATAGCTCTAGACTCGCATCCCAGCATTGTCAGCCTTCATCACCAGAGGCCGGGACAAAATCCATCTTCTAGGACACCTCTGACCACTTTGAACACAGACATCAGCATCCTTTCCTTACAG GCTTCTGAATTCCCCTCAGAGCTAATGTCAAATGAGAGCAAAGCACTCTGTGGCTAA